The proteins below are encoded in one region of Calditerrivibrio sp.:
- a CDS encoding response regulator, with product MTKYSLKTAIWLYLIFTFLMIIGISFIMSFTLYEKLLSKEYDSFFQKNKKYAQNIFDNIINNLGTSIKTDSLNIHLINAIKQKNVTEIEKLLQPDTISNIFGVVSIVDDFVYKKDYLLYDTQLLINDVKKSITSQIHNNLIRLNTPLGNKTLIIVTKTVLDPKNGQLLAVLFRGVELNSYDPLIYDIVKGSMLDLISLYYYNELIISNSNKPFTKNNTLNYACVCENDYITYKTQLDFDGKPSPIILVMALKSTFFKEFQHKLIVWFSLFFILMVLLLMGITFFLNKMFLNPLLKIQDFAGRISTGEKQLEIPHFYFKEYENLAVYIKQVIEELYKARESAERSNKAKDFFLANISHELRTPLNSILGFAEILKNKETDPEKMSFIGNIYTSSEILMNLINDILEYSKIESGRFELQRVDFSLKEIALNLVNIFHLSASKKNIKLNLIFDDTLPPLVIGDKLRITQVLSNLLSNSIKFTEEGNITIEIKLLNKSSDLSKVLVRFSVKDTGIGINDTDKEKIFRPFTQADISITRKYGGTGLGLTISKKLVELMGGNLLLESEINKGSHFYFDLYLEVQSWNLDEKRDTNDIVDAVSNIDLNGNRILIVEDNIINQQLLKNMLKDHNATVDIASDGNEALNLYKTNKYNLILMDIQMPNMDGYTTTQKIRELDKDIPIIALTAAAMIEDREKALQAGMNEHLAKPFKKSTLIKTLQKYLLSNKKNKSDLIDNYIKISRALSNREKIDDSVISSFIKLLEGKIPVDTLKVLYEKIKEEKYDEAKDIFEKLKIS from the coding sequence ATGACAAAATATAGTTTAAAAACAGCAATATGGCTATATCTGATTTTTACCTTTTTAATGATCATAGGTATTTCTTTTATCATGTCATTTACCCTTTATGAAAAGTTGCTATCAAAGGAATACGACTCTTTTTTCCAGAAAAACAAAAAATATGCCCAAAATATTTTTGACAACATCATAAATAATCTCGGTACAAGTATTAAAACAGATTCTTTAAATATCCATCTTATCAATGCTATCAAACAAAAAAATGTAACTGAGATAGAAAAGCTTCTACAACCAGACACTATTTCCAACATTTTTGGAGTAGTATCCATCGTAGATGATTTCGTTTACAAAAAAGATTACCTCCTTTACGATACACAACTACTTATAAATGATGTAAAAAAAAGCATAACATCGCAAATCCATAACAATCTTATCCGGTTAAACACCCCTCTTGGTAACAAAACCCTAATCATTGTCACAAAAACTGTTTTAGATCCTAAAAATGGCCAATTATTGGCTGTATTGTTTAGAGGCGTAGAATTAAACAGTTACGATCCTTTGATCTATGATATTGTTAAGGGTAGCATGCTGGATTTAATAAGTCTTTACTATTACAATGAATTGATTATATCAAATTCAAACAAACCTTTTACAAAAAACAACACTCTAAACTATGCATGCGTTTGTGAAAACGATTATATCACCTACAAAACACAACTCGATTTTGATGGGAAACCAAGTCCGATTATCCTTGTTATGGCGCTTAAAAGTACATTCTTTAAGGAGTTCCAACACAAGTTGATAGTCTGGTTTTCACTATTTTTTATACTTATGGTTTTGCTCTTAATGGGTATCACATTTTTTTTAAACAAAATGTTTCTTAATCCACTTTTAAAAATTCAAGATTTTGCAGGTAGGATCTCTACAGGAGAAAAACAATTGGAAATCCCCCATTTTTACTTTAAAGAATATGAAAACTTAGCAGTCTACATAAAACAGGTTATAGAAGAGCTATACAAAGCAAGGGAGTCAGCAGAAAGATCAAATAAGGCTAAAGATTTTTTCCTTGCCAATATCAGCCATGAGTTAAGAACACCTCTTAATTCAATCTTGGGCTTTGCAGAGATACTAAAAAATAAAGAAACAGATCCAGAAAAAATGAGTTTTATTGGCAATATATATACTTCATCAGAGATACTTATGAATCTTATAAACGATATATTGGAGTATTCAAAGATTGAATCTGGAAGATTTGAACTGCAAAGGGTTGATTTTTCATTAAAAGAGATCGCGTTAAACCTGGTAAATATCTTTCACCTTAGCGCATCAAAAAAGAATATCAAACTTAATTTAATCTTTGACGACACACTTCCACCATTAGTTATTGGAGATAAGCTAAGAATTACCCAAGTACTTTCTAACCTTTTGAGTAATTCAATAAAATTTACTGAAGAAGGTAACATTACAATAGAAATAAAACTTTTGAACAAAAGTAGTGATTTATCAAAGGTATTAGTAAGATTCTCTGTAAAAGATACAGGTATTGGTATAAATGACACCGATAAAGAAAAGATATTTAGACCTTTTACCCAAGCAGACATATCCATCACAAGGAAATATGGTGGCACAGGTCTTGGTCTAACAATATCCAAAAAATTAGTTGAGCTTATGGGTGGAAATCTGCTACTGGAAAGTGAAATCAATAAAGGGAGCCATTTCTATTTTGACCTATATCTTGAAGTTCAGAGCTGGAATTTGGATGAAAAAAGAGATACCAATGACATTGTAGATGCTGTATCTAATATAGATTTAAATGGCAATAGAATTTTGATTGTAGAGGATAATATAATTAACCAACAACTTTTAAAAAACATGCTAAAAGATCATAATGCAACAGTGGATATAGCTTCAGATGGTAACGAAGCTTTAAATTTGTATAAGACCAACAAATACAATCTTATACTCATGGATATCCAAATGCCAAATATGGATGGTTACACCACAACCCAAAAAATTAGAGAATTGGACAAAGATATACCCATTATAGCCCTAACAGCAGCTGCCATGATAGAAGACAGAGAAAAAGCATTACAAGCAGGTATGAATGAACATCTGGCAAAACCTTTTAAAAAATCTACTTTAATTAAAACGTTACAAAAATATCTATTAAGCAATAAAAAAAACAAATCAGATCTAATCGATAATTATATAAAGATCTCCAGAGCCCTTTCCAACAGAGAGAAGATAGATGATAGCGTAATATCAAGTTTTATAAAGCTTCTCGAAGGAAAAATTCCAGTCGATACATTGAAAGTTCTTTATGAAAAAATAAAAGAAGAAAAATATGATGAGGCAAAAGATATATTCGAAAAACTAAAGATATCTTAA